DNA sequence from the Neisseria mucosa genome:
AACATCGACCAATGCGTGATTTTCACGTCCACCAAAGCCATGACCGAAGTCATCGCGGATGAATTGTACGAAAAAGGTTTCGCCGCCAACTGTCTGCACGGCGATATGCCGCAAGGCTGGCGCAACCGCACGCTGATGGACTTGCGCAAAGGCCGCTGCAAAATTTTGGTTGCCACCGACGTCGCCGCACGCGGTATCGACGTACCGACCATTACCCACGTTATCAACTACGATCTGCCGAAACAGGCGGAAGACTACGTCCACCGCATCGGCCGTACCGGTCGCGCAGGCCGTACCGGTATTGCGATTACTTTTGCCGAAGTGAACGAATACGTCAAAGTACACAAAATCGAAAAATACATCGGCCGTAAATTGCCTGAACTGACCATCGAAGGTATGGAGCCGACACGCAAACGTAAATCCGCAGGCGGCAAGCCGAAAGGCAAAGGCGGCTGGGGCGATCGTAAATCCGGCGGCTGGCGCGGTGATAAGAAACCGGGCAAAGAAGGCTTTGGCGGCAAATCACGCGGCGAAGGTCATAAAAAAGACGGCTTCAAAAAAGATGGCTTTAAGAAAGACGGTTTCAAGAAGTCTGAAGGTTTCAAAAAAGGCGGCGAAGGCTTTAAAGGCAAGCGCAAGTCTAACGACAGCTTTGGCGGCAAACACAAAAGAGGTTGATTGCTTCAGTCTTAAGGCCGTCTGAAAAGACATAAGGGCGTGTGAAGACACGCCCTTTTTTATGGTTTCAAGTTTTTGTATATAAAAAAGCGTGGGATTGGTCCCACGCTTTTTTTCAGACGGCCTCTTACAAAGCGGCCAATACGGCATCGCCCATTTCGGAGCAGGAAACCAGTTTGGTGCCTTCTTCGTAAATGTCGCCGGTACGCAAGCCTTGTTGCAGTACTTTTTGTACGGCGTTTTCAACTTGTTGCGCGCGTGTTTCGTCGTTCAGGCTGTAACGCAGCAGCATGGCAAGAGACAATACGGTCGCCAGTGGATTGGCTTTGTTTTGACCGGCAATGTCAGGAGCGGAGCCGTGAGACGGTTCGTACAGGCCTTTGCCGTTTTCGTCCAAAGAAGCAGAAGGCAGCATACCGATGGAGCCGGTCAGCATGGAGGCTTCGTCAGAGAGGATGTCGCCGAAGATGTTGCCGGTGGCAATCACGTCAAATTGTTTGGGCGCGCGTACCAACTGCATGGCGGCATTGTCGACGTACATATGGGAAAGCTCAACATCAGGATATTGTTTGCCGATTTCTTCAAAGATTTCGCGCCACAGTTCGGTGGTTTCCAAAACGTTGGCTTTGCCTACGGAGCAGACTTTTTTGCTGCGTTTTTGGGCGGATTGGAAGGCAACGTGGGCAATACGGCGGATTTCGCTTTCGCTGTATTTCATGGTGTTGTAGCCTTCGCGTTCGCCGTTTTCCAAAACACGGATGCCGCGCGGCTCGCCAAAGTAAATATCGCCGGTCAGTTCGCGTACGATAAGGATGTCGAGGCCGGCTACGATTTCAGGTTTCAAAGTAGAAGCATTGGCCAGCTCTTTATACAAAATGGCAGGGCGCAAATTGGCAAACAGATTCAAGTCTTTACGAATAGCCAATAAGCCGCGTTCAGGGCGCAGCGGACGATCGAGATTGTCGTATTGAGGAGAACCGACTGCACCAAGCAGGACCGCATCGGCTTTGCGGCAAAGGTTTTGTGTGAATTCTGGATAAGGATGGCCGTATTCGTCATAGGCTTCGCCGCCCAAAGGCGCGTATTCGTAGCTGACATCCAAACCTTGTTCGATAAGTTTGTCGAGTACACGGACGGTTTCTGCAACGATTTCAGGGCCGATGCCGTCGCCGCGCAAGATAGCGATATGTTTGGTCATTTCGGGTTTCCTTATGGGAAGGTTTTAGGTAAAGGGCAGGTCGCCTGTTTTTCAGACGGCCTTAAATCAATTTGCTCTGAAAACGCTGATTGTACCATTATGGTACTGGTAAAGCTGGGTAGAAATCGCGTAGGCAGAGTCTTCAAATGCCTGCAGGGCAATATTTGCCATCGCCTGCAAAGCCTCTTCATCGGATGGGCTGCAAACGAGCAGGGCGTTGCGTGCCGGGACTGCAAAAACAGGGTTGACCGGCAGCATAGGATCGTCTTTAAGCACTTCGTCCAAAAGCAAAATCAGGGAAGCATCATAGTCGTTGTCCAAATGGATTTGAGCCAATGACCAACCTTCGGCATGATGAATTTGAACACCTCCATTCATCCGTTGGCGCAAATTATCCATGGCGGTACGATACAAGGCGTCCTCATCTTCAATACCGGCTTCTTTCATATGCTCACGATTGAGCGTATGCATGGATTCTTCCGTATCCACCATGTAAAGCAACATGATATCGCCCGCAATCGGTTTGTATACCAGATAATCGGCAGGTTCGTCTTTGTCCGTATTTGTAATCAGTCTGACGTTTTCCAGATAAATCGTATTTTTAATTGTCGGAAGAATTTGTTGTGCTGAAACACTGGCATCAGCATCTTGAATCTTATCGATAACCGCTAAATTGGCAGCAACAATAGCCTCCAAGGCCTCGGGATTTTGCAGATAACTTGTGTAATGGTTGCTCAAATATGTGCTGAACGATGCTTCATCATCTTCGGAAAACTGGATGATGATAGGCGAAGAAGCAATGTTTTCGCCCCAGTCGATTTTTGCCTCAAGATCCAATTCTTCTTGGATGCGACGGGCAAAGTATTCGACAAATTCCTGCCAAGTCATTAATTTAGGTTTAGAGCGGAACAACCTGCTGAAAAAAGACATATTGTGTCCTGAATAAGGAAGTAAGGCCGTCTGAAAAATTATAGACGTTCGGTTTCAACACGGATTTTAAAAACAACTTTGCGTATGTTTGCCCTGTCGCCGACCAATGGGGCATGCGCATCATTCGAGAAAAATAGCGCAAATTCGCCGGGCTCCAAGGTCAACCAGGTTTCCGGCTCGCAGTCGAAAAACTCGATATCGCGTTTTTCGTTGTAGCCTAAACCGTTTTTCAGACGGCCTCTGTCTATCCAGCCATACGTTTCGCTGCCATCAATCGGCGTTTGAATATCAATGTGTTTTAAGTGCGCTTCAGGCTTAGCTTCGCCTTGAGTCCTCATCGGCTCGCTGCCGATAAAAATACGGATATTGGGATTTTCGCACGGCACTTGACCGTCCGGCAGATTGGCAAAATCTAGGGTCTGCAACAGATGGAAGGCCTCGGCAAAGTCAGGATGCAGGACAGCGTAGCGGGTAGCATTGCTTATGGTGTCGGTAATCATGGTATGGTTAGGTAGAAATTAAACTTCAGACCAATACGTTTTTAAGGATGCTTTATTTGAATTGTAACAACAAGGCCGTCTGAAAATGCTTTTTATGGAGTTGTATTTTGCAAATCCAAAGTGGAAGCATAATGTTCTGCTATGGGAACACGCTTGCGGCTGACTTGGTTTATATCGCTGCCTTCTTCAGTCCATAAAAACGGAAAGAACGTGTAAACGCTGTCACCATTCAAATCACGGATTTCTTCGCGCCAATTTTCCCAACGCAGGTTTTCGTAAAACAACTGCAAATCGCCGTTCAATGCCCAATTTAAGAAGTCGCCGTAACCTTTACCGCAATCTTCCCATTCCAAGGTATCCGGTGGCAGGTAGAAAACATTACCTACTTTGCCATTCAATCCTCCACCATTAATCGCAAAATAGCCTCCAGCAACATCATCGGCAAACAGATAATAGGGAGCAGGGCCTGCTGGCTCGGATTGTGTGCGGCTCAGATTCCAACTTCCCAGACCACGGGGTAGCTTCGTACTGCCGGAACCCAGTATCCGCAACCAGCCATCATCAATCAGGATGCCGCCGGTTTCATAAACGACAGCGCCCATAAACGAACGTATCGTTACTTGGGTTTTGAAAAGTTCTTCCTGTACCTTTTCAAGTGTACGAGGCAGGACTTCAACGCTGTTTGTCGCTTCCTCAAGCCACTCTTGAATCAATGGCCATGCAGGGTCTTGGGTTTGGATTAATTCGTCGAATGATCTCATGGACTATCCCAAAACATTCAGTAAAGGCCGTCTGAAACGCTTAAATTTTTCAGACGGCCTTTGGTATATCAACCGTTAAACAGCCAAGGTTGGCTTTGGCGGCGTTTTTCTTCGAAATCGCGGATTTCGTCGGCGTGTTGCAGAGTCAGGCCGATTTCGTCCAAGCCGTTTAAGAGGCAGTGTTTGCGGTGTTCGGTAATGTCGAATGTGAATGTCTCGCCGCTAGGAGTGGTCAGGGTTTGCTCGGCAAGGTTGATGGAGAGTTGATAGCCTTCGTTGGCTTCAACTTCTTTGAAAAGCTGGTCAACCTGTTCTTCGGTCAAAACGATGGGTAAAAGGCCGTTTTTGTAGCAGTTGTTGAAGAAGATGTCGGCAAAGCTGGGGGCAATGATGGCGCGGAAGCCGTAGTCGTCCAATGCCCAAGGGGCGTGTTCGCGTGAAGAGCCACAACCAAAGTTTTTACGCGTCAATAGGATTTGCGCGCCTTGATAGCGTGGTTGGTTCAGGGAGAAATCCGGATTCAATGGGCGTTTGCTGTTGTCCATGCCAGGTTCGCCGTGGTCGAGGTAACGCCATTCGTCAAAGGCATTAGGGCCGAAGCCGCTGCGTTTGATGGATTTTAAAAATTGTTTGGGGATGATGGCGTCGGTATCGACATTGCTGCGGTTGAGCGGGGCGACGATGGCGGTAATTTTGGTAAAGGCTTTCATGTCAGGTTCTTATAGTAATAATGGGAAATTTTATGGCTATTCGGCTTAGCGTATGCTGTGCAAACCGATTCGGTTGCCTTCTGTATCTTCGATAAATGCGGCAAAGCCGTTGGCAATGCGGAATTTCTCTTGTAACAGTTTGCCGCCTGCTGCAACGGCTTTTTCTGCGGTTTCGGCACAATCCGGGCAATTGAAGAAAATAGTCGTTCCACCGTGGCCGGGCTGAGCATTACTGTCGTGCCAAATCATGCCGGCCGTACCGTGTTGGGTGTAATCGGCTGGAAAAATGATGAAACGGAATCCGTTGCCGCCAACGTCTTGCAGGGGCTTGTCGAATACGGATTCGTAAAAGGCTTTGGCGCGATCCAAATCATGAGCGTGAATACCAAACCAGCTTGACGGATTACTCATTGTTTCTTCCTTTGCTTGGAATCGTGAAAATGTCTGGAAAATTAATAATGTATCAGGCCGTCTGAAACGGAGTCAGGAGCTTCAGACGGCCTGATTTACCGAATTATTCGGTAGCGGCTTCGATTTTTTCTCCAACATGGCTCATGCCGCGGCCTACTGCATTGCCGCCTTTTTTAACGGCTTCGCCGGTTTTGTCGGCAACGTGTTCTGCGGTTTCTTTGGTTTTATCGGCTACGCGCTCGGCAGTCTCTTTGGTTTTGTCCCAATTGCGGTTGGCATCGTTTTTTGCGCCGGACCAAGTGCTGGAACAAGCTGACAGGATAAGGGCTGCGGCAGCCAATGCAAACAGTTTTTTCATAGTAGATTCCTTTCAAGGTATCGATTGATTGAGAAGGTTTTCAAACGTTTTGCGCAATGGGAAAACTTAATTGGGCAATGTATTGTTTCAGACGGCCTGATGAATAAAGGCTGTCTGAACATGTTTTAAGCCATAGTGCGGATGTCGGTAAAACGGCCGGTTACCGCGGCTGCGGCTGCCATAGCCGGGCTGACGAGATGGGTGCGTCCGCCGTTGCCTTGACGGCCTTCAAAGTTACGGTTGGAAGTGGAGGCGCAACGCTGTCCCGGGGTCAGGCGGTCGGCATTCATGGCGAGGCACATCGAGCAGCCCGGTTCGCGCCATTCGAAGCCGGCATCGATGAAAATTTTGTCCAAGCCTTCTTTTTCAGCTTGTTCTTTAACCAAGCCGGAGCCGGGAACGATTAACACGCGTTGTACATTGTCCGCTTTTTTGCGGCCTTTGGCGATAGCAGCGGCTTCGCGCAAATCTTCGATACGGCTGTTGGTACAAGATCCGATAAAGACGATATCGACAGGGATTTCGTTCAATGGCGTACCCGCTTCCAAGCCCATGTATTCAAGGGCGCGTTCCATGCCGCTGCGTTTGACCGGATCGGTTTCTTCGGCAGGATTCGGTACTTTGCCGCTGATGTCCAAAACCATTTCAGGAGATGTACCCCAGGTTACTTGAGGCTCGATGTCTTCGGCTTTGAAGTGGTATTCTTTATCAAAAACTGCGCCTTCGTCAGACACCAGCGTGCGCCAGTATTCGACGGCTTTGTCCCATGCTTCGCCTTTAGGTGCGAAAGGTTTGCCTTTTACATAGTCGATGGTGGTTTGGTCGACGGCAACCATGCCTGAGCGCGCACCGGCTTCAATCGCCATATTGCACAAGGTCATGCGGCCTTCCATAGAAAGGCTGCGGATGGCTTCGCCGCCAAACTCGATGGCGTAACCTGTACCACCGGCCGTACCGATTTGGCCGATGATATAAAGCGCTACGTCTTTAGCGGTAACACCGGGTTTCAGACGGCCTTCAACGGAAATCAGCATGGATTTGGATTTTTTTGCGGTAATGCACTGGGTTGCCATGGTATGTTCGACTTCGGAAGTACCGATACCGTGAGCCAATGCACCGAATGCGCCGTGGGTAGAGGTGTGCGAGTCGCCACAAACGACGGTCATACCGGGCAGGGTGGCACCTTGTTCCGGGCCCATGACGTGCACAATGCCTTGACCTTTATCCATAAACGGGAAGTAGGCGAGTGCGCCAAACTCTTTGATGTTTTTGTCCAAAGTATCGACTTGCAGTTTGGAAATCGGGTCTTGGATGCCTTTATCCCAGTCGCCGGTCGGGGTATTGTGGTCGGCTGTGGAGACTACGCTGTCGATACGCCAGAGTTTGCGGCCGGCCATTTTCAAGCCTTCAAATGCCTGCGGGCTGGTAACTTCGTGAACCAAATGACGGTCGATGTAAAGCAGGACAGTGCCGTCTTCTTCTTCGCGGACGACGTGGCTGTTCCAAAGTTTATCGTAAAGGGTTTGTGCGCTCATGATGAGTTTCTTTGCTAATTGGTAAGTATGAATGATGGTTTGTGTTTATGGGCGGATTTTAGGCTTTTTATAGGGGCTGTGCAATAGAAATTTGTCCAATTTTTAAAATTTGTCGTAAAGTTTCAAAAAGCCTTATCAAAAATTAGACAAATTGTAGAATTGTTGACAAAAAGATGCATTTTATCTGAAAGAATACTTGTCGAAATGCACTAAAAAGTTCTATCATTCTCACTCAATATCCACATTTACCAAGAGGTATAGAGAATGAAATTACCGGTTCTGGCTCCTGAGTACCTGACTCAATTTCAGG
Encoded proteins:
- a CDS encoding DUF2625 domain-containing protein gives rise to the protein MRSFDELIQTQDPAWPLIQEWLEEATNSVEVLPRTLEKVQEELFKTQVTIRSFMGAVVYETGGILIDDGWLRILGSGSTKLPRGLGSWNLSRTQSEPAGPAPYYLFADDVAGGYFAINGGGLNGKVGNVFYLPPDTLEWEDCGKGYGDFLNWALNGDLQLFYENLRWENWREEIRDLNGDSVYTFFPFLWTEEGSDINQVSRKRVPIAEHYASTLDLQNTTP
- the leuB gene encoding 3-isopropylmalate dehydrogenase, yielding MTKHIAILRGDGIGPEIVAETVRVLDKLIEQGLDVSYEYAPLGGEAYDEYGHPYPEFTQNLCRKADAVLLGAVGSPQYDNLDRPLRPERGLLAIRKDLNLFANLRPAILYKELANASTLKPEIVAGLDILIVRELTGDIYFGEPRGIRVLENGEREGYNTMKYSESEIRRIAHVAFQSAQKRSKKVCSVGKANVLETTELWREIFEEIGKQYPDVELSHMYVDNAAMQLVRAPKQFDVIATGNIFGDILSDEASMLTGSIGMLPSASLDENGKGLYEPSHGSAPDIAGQNKANPLATVLSLAMLLRYSLNDETRAQQVENAVQKVLQQGLRTGDIYEEGTKLVSCSEMGDAVLAAL
- a CDS encoding YhcH/YjgK/YiaL family protein is translated as MITDTISNATRYAVLHPDFAEAFHLLQTLDFANLPDGQVPCENPNIRIFIGSEPMRTQGEAKPEAHLKHIDIQTPIDGSETYGWIDRGRLKNGLGYNEKRDIEFFDCEPETWLTLEPGEFALFFSNDAHAPLVGDRANIRKVVFKIRVETERL
- a CDS encoding VOC family protein → MSNPSSWFGIHAHDLDRAKAFYESVFDKPLQDVGGNGFRFIIFPADYTQHGTAGMIWHDSNAQPGHGGTTIFFNCPDCAETAEKAVAAGGKLLQEKFRIANGFAAFIEDTEGNRIGLHSIR
- the leuD gene encoding 3-isopropylmalate dehydratase small subunit → MKAFTKITAIVAPLNRSNVDTDAIIPKQFLKSIKRSGFGPNAFDEWRYLDHGEPGMDNSKRPLNPDFSLNQPRYQGAQILLTRKNFGCGSSREHAPWALDDYGFRAIIAPSFADIFFNNCYKNGLLPIVLTEEQVDQLFKEVEANEGYQLSINLAEQTLTTPSGETFTFDITEHRKHCLLNGLDEIGLTLQHADEIRDFEEKRRQSQPWLFNG
- a CDS encoding DUF1444 family protein; translation: MSFFSRLFRSKPKLMTWQEFVEYFARRIQEELDLEAKIDWGENIASSPIIIQFSEDDEASFSTYLSNHYTSYLQNPEALEAIVAANLAVIDKIQDADASVSAQQILPTIKNTIYLENVRLITNTDKDEPADYLVYKPIAGDIMLLYMVDTEESMHTLNREHMKEAGIEDEDALYRTAMDNLRQRMNGGVQIHHAEGWSLAQIHLDNDYDASLILLLDEVLKDDPMLPVNPVFAVPARNALLVCSPSDEEALQAMANIALQAFEDSAYAISTQLYQYHNGTISVFRAN
- the leuC gene encoding 3-isopropylmalate dehydratase large subunit, whose protein sequence is MSAQTLYDKLWNSHVVREEEDGTVLLYIDRHLVHEVTSPQAFEGLKMAGRKLWRIDSVVSTADHNTPTGDWDKGIQDPISKLQVDTLDKNIKEFGALAYFPFMDKGQGIVHVMGPEQGATLPGMTVVCGDSHTSTHGAFGALAHGIGTSEVEHTMATQCITAKKSKSMLISVEGRLKPGVTAKDVALYIIGQIGTAGGTGYAIEFGGEAIRSLSMEGRMTLCNMAIEAGARSGMVAVDQTTIDYVKGKPFAPKGEAWDKAVEYWRTLVSDEGAVFDKEYHFKAEDIEPQVTWGTSPEMVLDISGKVPNPAEETDPVKRSGMERALEYMGLEAGTPLNEIPVDIVFIGSCTNSRIEDLREAAAIAKGRKKADNVQRVLIVPGSGLVKEQAEKEGLDKIFIDAGFEWREPGCSMCLAMNADRLTPGQRCASTSNRNFEGRQGNGGRTHLVSPAMAAAAAVTGRFTDIRTMA